The sequence GGTGCTTGATACCGCTCGGGTCGTCGTGCTCGTAGGAGTGGATGGTCTCGACCACCTGCTGGGGTCCGATCGCGGTGCAGGCGTCGGCGAAGGCGTCCCAGGACCAGAGCCCGTAGGGCTCGACACCGGCCAGGGCGCCGTCCGTCATGACCCACATGCGCTTGATGTCCGAGACCGGCCAGGATCGCACGACGGCGTGGCGGGCGGCTGCCGGCGTGGCCTCGGCCACCCAGTACGCCAGCGGGTCACCGACCTGGTTGATGTGCTGTATCTGGTGATCTCGCAACTGCTGAACTACCCGGCGGTGTTCGGGAGCGGTGAACCCGCACCCGGCGCGGAGCTGCTCGAACATGACGTCCCGGGCGGGGGAGAGGCGGACGAGGGTCTCCAGGCGCTCGTCGCGCAGCACCTCGAAGCCGTCGCGCTGCTCGACGACCACGGGCGTGTCGCAGAGTACGAGCGCGTCGACCATGTGGTCGTGGGGGCGGTGGCGCACGATCGCCACGGTGGCCGCCGGCGAGGCCCCCGGGACCAGGCCGTGCTCGCCGGCCACCGTGGTCAGGGCCTCGTGGAGCGTGATGCGCAGGTCGAGGTGCTGTGCGCGGTCGTGAACAGAGATGACCTCCTCGCCGAGGGTCTGTGCGTACCAGCCGCCGCGGGGGGTGTCATCGGTGAGGGTGGAGACGCCGTCGAGGACGACCACCAGGGTGGAGTCGGCATTGACGAGGATGCGGTCCTCGGACGGGCGGCCACCGCCGGAGAGTTCCCCGGTCGCTATCTGCACAGGATTGCCTTTCATCGTCTTCGTACTGAGGTCGGGGCGTTGGCACGCATCGGTGCGGCCGCCGGGGCTACGTCTGAGCGCCGCCTTTGCCGAGCGGCACTTCGGCGATCACCGTCCACGTGTACTTGTCTCGCCAGGCCTGTTCCTGGTCGACGAGGACGGCTCGGGTCACCGTCATCCGGGGGCGCGGCGGGCGGAGCTTGACCAGGGCCCGGGTCAGTTCGTCGTGATCCCACTGGGCACTGCTGTAGGCCAGGCTCAGATGCGGCCAGAACCGCTCGGGGGCCTTGGGCATCGTGTCCGCGCCGACCACGCTTTCGGTTGCGCGCCGCAGCGCCCAGTACAGCTCCGAGATCCGATCCTCGGGGTAGATCGCCGGCACGATGCCGTTGTGGATCGCCTGTGCCGGTCCGATCTCGATCTCGAACGGCTCGATCCCGGCCAGTGCCGGCCGTGCGGCATCCGCTACCGCGGCCGCCGTCTCGGCCGTCAGCGGACCGACCGACTGGAGCGTGCCGTGCAGCCACTCCACCGGTACTGGGCTCAACTCAGCGTGCTGAGCCAGAAGGCCGACATGGGCCCGTGCGAAGTCGTGCACGGCGGGCTGGTCCTCGAACAGCAGATGCCAGTGCGCCCGCCGTTCCCCCTCGGGCCAGTGGTGGGTCTCCCAGAAGTCCCGCATCACGCCTCCCTGGAGACCTTGGACGGGTCGATCTCGCAGATCACCGGCAGGTGATCCGAGGCTTCCCTCGCGGCCGGGCTCGTGTGCGTGCTGTAGCTGACCAGGGCCGGCACGACGGGCCGGGTGGCGTACACCAGGTCGATACGGCGCGCACCCCACGGGTCGGGATCACCCTGCCCGTCCTCCCAGTGCCCGACGGTCGCCTGCCACGGCACCCCGAGATGGGCGGCGGCGTCGACCATGAACCCGCGCCGCAGGAGGACCTCGCTCTGGCGGCGGTCGGCCAGCTGCGTGGTGCCGATCGTCCCCTCCAACAGCTGGTACTCGAGGTCGTCGTGGTCATGGTCGAGGTAGGGCTCGGGATCGTAGTACTGCTCGCCCTCCGGCCCGTCGACGTTCGCGGCCGACAGGGCGTTGAAGTCCCCCAGCGCCAGGCCGGGCTTGGCGCCACCGGTGGTGCGGAAGGCGCTCTTGATGCGGAACGCCTCGTCCCGGCGCCAGTTCCCGCGGAACGGATCGCCGTGGTACGAGGCGACCGTGACCGGCTCGGCGGACCCGATGTCGAAGCGCACCGTGGTGAAGCCGTGCCAGAAGTCCGGGGCACCGTACGGGCGGAAGCCTCCTGCGACCGGCTTGACGGCGCTGGGGTTCCACAGGAGTGCCGTGTACCAGCCGCGCGCCAGGTTGTTGGCCATCGCGGTGGGGCCGGGCGTGCCATCGGCGCGCAGGGTGGTCGCGCTCAGCCCGGTCTCGGCGGCGAGCTGCTGGATGACCGTCGATGCCTCGGTCGCCCACTCTTCGGCCGGTCGGGTCTCGTCGACGATCACCTCCTGGAGGGCCAGGATGTCCGGGGCGATCTCGCCGATCGCGGTCACGCGCGCCTTCCACGACGCGGTGTCGATCGTGTCGCGGCCGAGCTTGTAGGCGTTGAGGTTGGCAAGACGTATGGTCCGCACGAAGTCCCCTCCTGCTATGCGTTGTTGGTTGTTACTGGTGTGCTGGATCTGGACGAGCTGGCGGCACGGGCGGGGCGGGGCGGGGCGCGTGCCGGGGCGAACGGTGCGCTCATACGTGCGTCGCGCGGAGTTCGGTAACCGGGCCCGCTGCCGCGCGGGGGATACCCCACCGTTCATGCGCCCAGCGGGCGGCGAGTTCGGCCTGCTGGTAGCCGCTCTCGCCCCAGCCCAGGAGCGCGGCCGCCTGGTCAGGGGTGGCAAGCAACCGAGCGAAGACGCGGCCGGTGGCCGGATCCACCCCGGCCGGCCCGACACCTGTGACGGGGGCCGCCAGGCGGAGGCGTGCGCACGGCCCGATGCCCCCGTAGACCTCCCCCGTCGCGTCATGGACCCAGCCGAGCCGGACGATGTCGTCGCCGATCGTCACCTGAGCCTCTTCGATCGCCTCGCGCCGCAGCGTCTCCTCGGGCGAGGCGTCCGTGGTCTCGACCGTTCCTCCCGGCAGCGCGGGGAGCCGGTTGCCGGGGTCCACGACGAGGATCACGCGGCCGTCCGGTACGAACAGCCACCCCCACGACTGCATCACCGATAACCCCGCCGGCACCGGTTCCGAATGCCAGGGCCACGTGCGACCGGCCCGGGGCCGGACATACACGTCGTGGCGGTCCAGCGGCGGGACCTCACCGACGTGCCGGCCGCTCTCCAAGTGCGCGGTCGTGCCGGACAGCCGGGCACGCAGCGCGGCGAGCATGATCTGCCCGTCGACCGGGATCATCCGTTCGCGGGCCTGCGTGGAGTCGACGAACTCGAATCCCAGCAACTCGTCGGCGGGCACGCGCAGCGCCGCCATCTCCTCCCTGGTGAGAGTGCCGCCGTCCAGGATGTACCGGACCTCACCGGGCACGGTCATGCCGGCATCGATGTCCGGATGATCCGGGGGCAGCCAGTGCACGGCCAGAAGCCGACCCGGCGTCCGCTCCACGCCGAGTTCCTCGCGGACCTCCCTCACCCACGCCTGCGCGGGGCTCTCCCCGGGCTCGGCGCCACCGCCGGGCAGCAGCCACTGCTCACGGTAGGTGGGCTTGACCAGCAGAACGCGGCCGAGCGGGTCGGTGAACAGGGCCGCAGCGCTCATCCAGACCGCGTTCCGGGAGCGGGCGTACTCAGCCTCCGGCATCTGCGGTTGCTCAGGGAGGGCGGGGGCGGTCTCGTGCTCCGTATTCATCAAGGACTCCTTGTCCGCGCGCGGGTCTGGGGGTTCGGGAGTGTCGGCCGGCCCGGGGCACCGCTGCAGTCGGCGATGCCCTCGTGCCGGGTGCGCGACGGAGGGCAGCCAGGTGACGGTCAACAGATGTCGGTGGTCGGGCTGTTGAGCGGAACAGGGCTCAGGGTGCGGCAGGCTGCGAGGCACACGGATCAGTGGCGAGGGTGATGTTCATCCACGGCACGGCTTCCTCGCGGAAGGAGTGCCCAACGGGATCGGTGCCGCTGCGGTCGTCGAGGCTGAAGCCGGTCACCATGACCATGTCCGAGCCGTTGGCGACGGAGACGAGATGAGTCCCGCAGCGCGGGCAGAAGCCCCGCTTCAGGGTGGGGTAGGTCGCGAACCAGGTGGGTTCACCGCCGGGACCGGTCCACTTCAGTCCGTTCTTGTGGAAGCCGACCCAGAGCACGGCGGGGCCGCCCGAGATGCGGGTTTCATGTTCACAGGAACACAGGTGCGGGTCGTCCGGCGTGCCGAGCACCTCGTATGCGATGTCACCGCACTGGCAGTGTCCCGTGCGGCGCTCCGGTTCCAGTCCTGCCGCCGCGGCACCCGGAACGGGCGCGGGCCGGACCGGAAGAGCTGCAGGTGGCAGAGCGGGGTCATCAGAGGCGGGCGTTGTCGTGCGGAGCGAGGGGTTCATGGATTCCTCGGGAAGGTGGGGGAGACGGAAGCGGACGGACTACCAGGTGATGGGGTCGGTGAGTTCGGTGACGGGCTGGCGGGTGGCTCGGGGGAGACCGAGTTGTCGGCGGGCCTGGTGGACCGCGGCGAGTTGGTGTGCGGTCGCCGGCCCCCAGTCGAAGAGTTCGGCGGCTTGTTCGGGAGTGGCCAGGATGCGGGTGTAGGTGTGGCCGGTGGCCGGGTCGGGCTGGGCGGGACCGATTTCGGTGAGTGCGGCGGCGTAGCGCAGGTATCCGCGCCGGGCGGAGGGGTCGGTGACGTGTCCCAGGAGCAGCGGGTTGATGATCCGGGCGGCTGCTTCTTCTTCGGTCTCGCGGCGCAGGGTGGCTACAGGGTCGTCGTGGTCCTGCTCCTCGGGTGTGCCGCCGGGCAGGATGGCGACTGCGGTGTCGGGTTCGAGGAGGACCAGGACGCGTCCGTCCGGCGCGAACAGCCAGCCCCACACCTGCGTGACGGTGAGGTCCTGCAGGGCCGGTCCGGGGTGCCAGGGGTAGCGGTAGGCCGGGCGGGCCGTCCGTAGAACGCCGAGGCGGTCTAGGACTGTGGGGGCGATGGGTTGGCCGTTCTCCAGGAGTGCCGTGCCGGCGGAGTTGATCCGGGCCCGCAGCGCGGACAGGGCGCGTCGGGTGTCGGCCGGGGAGAGCAGCTCGGGCAGCCGGGCGGGTTCGACGAATTCGACTGCGGTGATCTCGCTGGGCGGTAGACGGATTTCGCCGATCCGGTCGTCGTTCCAGACTCCGCCGTCGAGGACGTGGAGGAGCTCGCCGGGAAACCGCATGGCCGCTGGTGCGCTGGTGCTGCCGGCGGCGACCCAGTCGACGGCCAGGCCCTGGTTGAGGGCAGCGGTGATCCCGAGTTCCTGGCCCAGTTCACGGGCGGCGGCGTGAGCGGGGGACTCGCCCTGGTCGACGGCACCGCCTGGCAGGAGGCATGTGTCGAGATAGTCAACATGTTGGACCAGGACCTGCCCCAACTGGTTGGTGATCAGCACGGACGTCCCGACCCACAGGGCGGCCGAGGCGCGCAGAGCGCCGTACGCCTCGTCGGTCATGGCGCTGCCGGGCAGCTCGCCGGGAACGGATGTGGTCGTCATGACTCTCCAGGTCAGAAGGGGCTGGTCGAGCCCGGGGACGAGTGAGGCGGTTGGCCGCCGTCAGGCAGTGAGCCGATGGGGAGCGCCGGGGAGTGGCCCGGTCGCGAGCCGGGTGAAGTACTCGGTCGCGATGATGCCGCGCCGAATCTCATCGGGCAGGCGGGCGAGGATGCCGGGCAGCGGCCGTTCGCGGGCAACCTCCCCTCGGTGCGCGAGTACCGCTGCCCACTTCTGCTCCAGCCACGGGGTGACGTCGACGGTGGTGGTGGCGTACGGGTCCGGCACCGCGAGCACGGCTTTGCCGACGGCCTCCAGAAGCGGCCCGAGCTTGCCGACACCGGACTCGGGGTGCGTGGCGCAGTACACGGCGCGCGGTTGCCAGGGCTCACCTGCCTCGGGGTGAAGGTGTGCGAGCCCCGCGTCCTGAACGGCGAGGAGAGCGGCCTGGTGGGTGCGGCGGTGGTCCGGGTGACCGGTCAGCTGGCCCAGGGCGTCGTGCGTGACCACGATGTCGGGGCGAAACGAGCGGATCTGCTGGACCAGGGCGGCGACCACCTCGTCGAGCGGTGCGTCGACGAGCCGGGGACGGCCGGGAGCCGCCCGCTCGTTGCGGGCATCGCCGTATCCGAGCATGCGAGGGGGACCCGCGCCGAGCGCCCGCAAGGCGTCGGCGAGTTCAGGAGCCCTCGGGCTGTCGGGCGCCCACGTCATGGTGACGACAGCGGTGCGCGCGTGCGCGGCGGCGTGCTGGGCGAGGACACCGCCGGCGAGGAGGCTCTCGTCGTCAGGATGGGCGAACACGCCGAGCAGGGACGGCCAGGCGGAGGACGCCGCCTTCTCGGGGGTCAGCTCGTCGGAGTCAGACACGCTGTCCCCCCTGCGGTTGAGAGGCTCAGTGCGTCGGCGGGGGTCCGCCCCGGCCACTGGAGGACAAGCCGTGCGCTGGGCTTCTCGAGCACGTCGCCGGGCGGCAGCTGGTCGTCGGGCGTTGCGGCCGGGTGGACGGTCATCGGCGGGTAGCCGCTCTCGCGCACCTCGCGGTCCCAGACACGCACGCACTCCGCGAAGCGCTCAGCCACCTCTTCGGCTGCGGGGCCGTAGGCGTGGATGAAGAACTCCGTCATGCGGTCGGCCGGCTCCGGAGCATCCTTGACCTTCCGGTACGTCAAGTAGGCGAGCGAGCCATCCGCCAGGATCGCGGCCGCGTCCTGCTGCTCCACGAGCGTGGACCCTTCCGGCGCGGACAGGCGGCAGAACCCCGCCAGGGTGGTCGCGGCATAGACCTGCAACGTCTCGAAGTTGAAGATCCCCTGTACGACGAGGCCCGTGGAGCGCTCGTGCCGGGGCCCGCGCAGAGCCTCGTCGAGGCCGGCGGTGTCGCCGGGCGTCCCGTCCTCCCACCGCACCGTGACCTTGCCGTCGGCCAGAGGGACGGCCGGGGCGGTACGGGCGGCGGCGCCGCGGTCGCGTACGAACCCGCAGTACGTCCAGTGCTCGCAGTGCAGCACGTCGCCGCGCCGGACCAGGGTGAGGGAACGGGTGTAGCCGCCCATCTCCAGTGGCACGACCAGCCGGGCCCCTTCGGCGAGTTGCTCTCGCCATGCGGGTGCGATGTCGGACGCATTGTGCGTGATCATGATCCCGTCGAAGCCGTCGGCCGGGACGTGGACGGGCGCACCGAGTCCGCCGTCGCCGAGGACGGCGGTGACCCGGCCGCTGCCGGCCTCCGCACACAGCCGTTGTGTTCGCTGCACCACGTACCGGTCGACATCCACAGTCACCACCCGGCCGCGCTCTCCCAGGACGTGCGCCAGGAGCTCCGCGTTGTATCCGCCGGAGCCGACCTCGAGGACGGTCGCCCCGGCCTTCAGCTGGAGTTGCTCGGCCATGTCAGCCTGGAGCCAGGCGGCGCTGACCGAGCTGGTCGCCCGGCCGTTCTCGTCCCGGCGGGTAACGACGGCCAGGTCGTCGTCGTAAACGGTCTTGAGGTCCGTCTCCGGCGCGAACCGGTGCCTCGGCACCGTGCGCAGCGCCTTTTGGACAACGATGGAGGGCGCCCAGCCGCCTGCGATGACGGCATCTGCCATGCGGTGGCGCAGCCGGAGGGCTTCGGCCGGCTCCCCGGGGACTGGAGCCGGTTCGGTGGCGGTCGGATAGGAGTGGACTGACGGCAGGCCGGGGATGACGCCGGGCCAGACGGCGTTCAGCGCCTGGGCGCTCGGGGTGAACACCGGGCCGAGACATGCCAGACCGTGGAGGTCGTGCCATTCCCAGCGGGTGAACTTGTGCGGCTCCGCGGTGGTGAGGGTGCCGGTGAAGCCGGCGATCCGGATCACGGCGGTCAGCCGCGGGACACCTTGGGCGGCGTCGGTGAGGATGGTCACCACGGTGGCGCCGGTGGCGTGCAGGCCGGTCTCCTCGGCGAGCTCGCGCACCCCGGCTCCGTCCAGCGGCTCGGCGCCCTCGATCTTCCCGCCCGGAATTTCCCACATGCCGCGTTTTGACCAGCCGAGCAGAACGCGCCCGTGCTCGTCGGTGACGACGGCCAGCGCCCCGGCAACGGCGTAGCCGGTGGCCGGCACGGACCGTTCCATGGCGACCGTGTCCGCGCACGGCCCGCCCAGAACCAGTGCCGCCGTTTCGCCGACGGCGATGCGCTGAACGCTCGTCCATCCGCAGGTGAGGGCGCTGACCTCATCCTCGTCCAGTGCGATGTGCCGCTTCTCGGCGGAAGTGCTCGCGGCCAGCGGGGTGATGACCAGCATGGTGCCGCCCTCGCGCAGCCGGCGTCCGAGAGCATGCAGGACACGGGTGCGGTCGTTCACGAAGGCCACCGACATCCGGAAGACCACCAGGTCGTACCGGGTGTCGTCCAGTGGGGCTGGGTCGTCGCGTTCGATGTCCAGGCGTAGCCAGCGCACCTTCGCGTCGGGGTGGTCCGTGCGGGCCCGCGCGAGCGCGGCGTCAACCGCATCGAGGGCGTCCACCTCGTACCCGAGCGAGGCGAGGTAGACGGACATCTCGCCCGTTCCGCAGCCGACGTCGAGCGCGCGGCCGCCCTCGGGCGCCGGTGCGTGCTCGACGAGCAGGGTCTTCTCCTCGTTCCCGAGCCGCCGGAAGCCTCGCCCCTGGGTGTAGTGCTTGGACCAGTCGGTCCGGATGGTTCCCACAGATCGCTCCTTGTTCGTGAAGGGTGGGGTGGTCGGTGTCAGGGCAGTTCGACGGGACCGTAGAGGGCGGCGGGCTGCTGGGTCTGCAGCGCCCAGTACCGGTCGCCGAACGACCAGTGCCACCACTCGGTCCCGTAATTGATCAAGCCTGCGGTGGACAGCGCGCCGGCCAGGGTGGCCCGGTTCGTGCGGGCCCGGACACTGAGGCCGGGGGCGTCGGTGTAGCAGGCGCCGTCGGACTCCTCCGGGGAGGCGTTGACGCGTGTGCCCATGTCCAGCTCGCGGCCCTGGTGGTCGATCAGGGTCACGTCGACGGCCGCGCCGGCGGAGTGCGGCGCGATCTCCGGAGGCGACACGAAGCGGCTGGCTGCCTCCCGGAGTTCGGCAGCGTGCCAGTCCGGGTTGGCGCGCGCGAGCTCATCGGAGTACTCCTCGAAGTACCGGCGCTGCAGAGACGGGGGCCGGTAACCCTCAATGAACAGCAGCCGCACACCGCCGGGTAGCAGCGCTTGCGCCTGCTGGAGCCGCGTGAGCACACCCCGGCGGATGTGGGCCCAGGCGCCCGCAGCGTCCTGCTTGCGGTCGTCGACCATCAAGCCGTGCACCCGGGCGTCGAGGAGGGCCTCGCCGCGCTCTTGGACGGGGATCGCGGCGACCCGCGGGTCGGACATCAAGACGATGCTGCTGGTGGTCATGCGTTTCCCCAGGTGTCGACGTATGCGGCCACGCCGGTGCGGCGGGCCTCCTCCACGGCGCACAGCCGCGTGAAATCGCGGGTCGGCATCAAGGCCTCCCACTCGGCCAGGGGCAGGACGCGGGCCTCGTCGTGCTCGCGCGGGTTGAGGGTGATGCCCCGGATCCGTTCAGCGGTGAGGCGGCCGCCGTCGAAGATCAGCTGCAGCGTGCTGTACGGACGCTGCGCCCGGGGCTGCCCGTACACGGTGGCCAGCAGCCGGGGCAGACCTGCGGCGGTCATGCCGGTCTCTTCCCGGCACTCGCGCACCACCGCGTCCCAGGGCCGCTCGCCCAGGTCCATCGCGCCGCCGATCATGTGCCAGGGGTGGCCGGGGGAGTAGACGGAGTGCAGCTGGAGCGGCCGGTCGTCCTCGTCGGTGACGTAGAGGCACACGTACGCGGCCGCCCG comes from Streptomyces sp. NBC_01454 and encodes:
- a CDS encoding 2'-5' RNA ligase family protein, encoding MRDFWETHHWPEGERRAHWHLLFEDQPAVHDFARAHVGLLAQHAELSPVPVEWLHGTLQSVGPLTAETAAAVADAARPALAGIEPFEIEIGPAQAIHNGIVPAIYPEDRISELYWALRRATESVVGADTMPKAPERFWPHLSLAYSSAQWDHDELTRALVKLRPPRPRMTVTRAVLVDQEQAWRDKYTWTVIAEVPLGKGGAQT
- a CDS encoding endonuclease/exonuclease/phosphatase family protein; this encodes MRTIRLANLNAYKLGRDTIDTASWKARVTAIGEIAPDILALQEVIVDETRPAEEWATEASTVIQQLAAETGLSATTLRADGTPGPTAMANNLARGWYTALLWNPSAVKPVAGGFRPYGAPDFWHGFTTVRFDIGSAEPVTVASYHGDPFRGNWRRDEAFRIKSAFRTTGGAKPGLALGDFNALSAANVDGPEGEQYYDPEPYLDHDHDDLEYQLLEGTIGTTQLADRRQSEVLLRRGFMVDAAAHLGVPWQATVGHWEDGQGDPDPWGARRIDLVYATRPVVPALVSYSTHTSPAAREASDHLPVICEIDPSKVSREA
- a CDS encoding NUDIX hydrolase, which codes for MNTEHETAPALPEQPQMPEAEYARSRNAVWMSAAALFTDPLGRVLLVKPTYREQWLLPGGGAEPGESPAQAWVREVREELGVERTPGRLLAVHWLPPDHPDIDAGMTVPGEVRYILDGGTLTREEMAALRVPADELLGFEFVDSTQARERMIPVDGQIMLAALRARLSGTTAHLESGRHVGEVPPLDRHDVYVRPRAGRTWPWHSEPVPAGLSVMQSWGWLFVPDGRVILVVDPGNRLPALPGGTVETTDASPEETLRREAIEEAQVTIGDDIVRLGWVHDATGEVYGGIGPCARLRLAAPVTGVGPAGVDPATGRVFARLLATPDQAAALLGWGESGYQQAELAARWAHERWGIPRAAAGPVTELRATHV
- a CDS encoding GFA family protein; translated protein: MNPSLRTTTPASDDPALPPAALPVRPAPVPGAAAAGLEPERRTGHCQCGDIAYEVLGTPDDPHLCSCEHETRISGGPAVLWVGFHKNGLKWTGPGGEPTWFATYPTLKRGFCPRCGTHLVSVANGSDMVMVTGFSLDDRSGTDPVGHSFREEAVPWMNITLATDPCASQPAAP
- a CDS encoding NUDIX hydrolase; amino-acid sequence: MTTTSVPGELPGSAMTDEAYGALRASAALWVGTSVLITNQLGQVLVQHVDYLDTCLLPGGAVDQGESPAHAAARELGQELGITAALNQGLAVDWVAAGSTSAPAAMRFPGELLHVLDGGVWNDDRIGEIRLPPSEITAVEFVEPARLPELLSPADTRRALSALRARINSAGTALLENGQPIAPTVLDRLGVLRTARPAYRYPWHPGPALQDLTVTQVWGWLFAPDGRVLVLLEPDTAVAILPGGTPEEQDHDDPVATLRRETEEEAAARIINPLLLGHVTDPSARRGYLRYAAALTEIGPAQPDPATGHTYTRILATPEQAAELFDWGPATAHQLAAVHQARRQLGLPRATRQPVTELTDPITW
- a CDS encoding PIG-L deacetylase family protein, whose amino-acid sequence is MSDSDELTPEKAASSAWPSLLGVFAHPDDESLLAGGVLAQHAAAHARTAVVTMTWAPDSPRAPELADALRALGAGPPRMLGYGDARNERAAPGRPRLVDAPLDEVVAALVQQIRSFRPDIVVTHDALGQLTGHPDHRRTHQAALLAVQDAGLAHLHPEAGEPWQPRAVYCATHPESGVGKLGPLLEAVGKAVLAVPDPYATTTVDVTPWLEQKWAAVLAHRGEVARERPLPGILARLPDEIRRGIIATEYFTRLATGPLPGAPHRLTA
- the fxlM gene encoding methyltransferase, FxLD system, with the translated sequence MGTIRTDWSKHYTQGRGFRRLGNEEKTLLVEHAPAPEGGRALDVGCGTGEMSVYLASLGYEVDALDAVDAALARARTDHPDAKVRWLRLDIERDDPAPLDDTRYDLVVFRMSVAFVNDRTRVLHALGRRLREGGTMLVITPLAASTSAEKRHIALDEDEVSALTCGWTSVQRIAVGETAALVLGGPCADTVAMERSVPATGYAVAGALAVVTDEHGRVLLGWSKRGMWEIPGGKIEGAEPLDGAGVRELAEETGLHATGATVVTILTDAAQGVPRLTAVIRIAGFTGTLTTAEPHKFTRWEWHDLHGLACLGPVFTPSAQALNAVWPGVIPGLPSVHSYPTATEPAPVPGEPAEALRLRHRMADAVIAGGWAPSIVVQKALRTVPRHRFAPETDLKTVYDDDLAVVTRRDENGRATSSVSAAWLQADMAEQLQLKAGATVLEVGSGGYNAELLAHVLGERGRVVTVDVDRYVVQRTQRLCAEAGSGRVTAVLGDGGLGAPVHVPADGFDGIMITHNASDIAPAWREQLAEGARLVVPLEMGGYTRSLTLVRRGDVLHCEHWTYCGFVRDRGAAARTAPAVPLADGKVTVRWEDGTPGDTAGLDEALRGPRHERSTGLVVQGIFNFETLQVYAATTLAGFCRLSAPEGSTLVEQQDAAAILADGSLAYLTYRKVKDAPEPADRMTEFFIHAYGPAAEEVAERFAECVRVWDREVRESGYPPMTVHPAATPDDQLPPGDVLEKPSARLVLQWPGRTPADALSLSTAGGTACLTPTS
- a CDS encoding M15 family metallopeptidase, whose protein sequence is MTTSSIVLMSDPRVAAIPVQERGEALLDARVHGLMVDDRKQDAAGAWAHIRRGVLTRLQQAQALLPGGVRLLFIEGYRPPSLQRRYFEEYSDELARANPDWHAAELREAASRFVSPPEIAPHSAGAAVDVTLIDHQGRELDMGTRVNASPEESDGACYTDAPGLSVRARTNRATLAGALSTAGLINYGTEWWHWSFGDRYWALQTQQPAALYGPVELP